TGGTAATTTTGCGATTCCGTTACTCGCGCGTTCGAATACAATTCATAAAAGAAGTAAAGGTAGTCTCAAAGTCAACTGTTAAACAGTGTAACTCGAGCAATCTACCTATCCTTCGTCCGTaatgcaaaataataatttttaaaagtattacTTTACTGttcattataaaatgaaaataaaaataataataatatttttaaacataaaAGAGCAAatcataatataataaaaaggtTCAGATGTAAAGACCGATATCAAAAGTTTTCGCAAACTCGTAAATGCGGAATGCCTGCCTCTGTCTATTCTTTATCTTgttcttttttgtttctccttatatatatatatatacaaattgGCTGTATAGGCTAGTAATAGTGCTTAATAGATCCAGTTGACCGGGACCCACTGGTCTTCGCTTGCGAGAGCATCGAGGGCCGCAACAACCTGTCGGAAGGTGTGATCGAAATCTTCGTTGACGATCACCAAGTCGATGTATTTCTCGTAGGCACGCTGTAGGGCTGCTGATTCCTCCACTGTCGATTTTAGATCGTCTTCctaattttaaaacattttaatatacaaTTAGAAATccgattttatataaatatttgtgttaaatataaaagattttttttgcaaggGTGCTGAAGTTCACTCCTGAATTAAAGTCAACATTACTTGACGTCCTTGTGCATATACAACATGGTATAGATATAAAAGTGATATTATTTCGTATATTTGTGCAGTCACATATCTTTGCGAAATTGTCCTTAATCTGTTATTAGCGCACCGATAAGCAACAAAATCCCTAATAATATTCTTATTcggaaaaacatttttaaagttttaagGGTGCAGTAAAGTAAAGTATTggttgtaaaattaaaatatagaaaaacagGAAGAATCGTCAAAAAAGCATGCAAACAGAATACAAACCTCGTATAGAGATGCCAAGGATTCCAGGGTTCTGGCGCGTCTTGAACTATATCTGATGGAACTCTGGCGATCAAACTAGCGAGGCCAACAATAAATGGTATTACATGACAGGGGAAAAATAAAACCTTAGgactaaataaaatataataaactaaGTATGGAGATAATATGATATGACGGAAACAACGTATGGCAgctacaaatatttttgaaagagTATTCTTATTCGAGTAATGAGTTTTCTATACTAAAAGTATTGAAAGTTTATTGTCAATGTAAAATGAGCTAAAATTATTCCTTAGCGATATCTCgctatttttcaaagatgAGTCAAATAAGAAGGTATTTGTATGCATAGGGCGATTTAAATTTATGAGGGTATCTAGGTAACAcacattaaaaatataaaaatcacaACTCGCAAATGCGAATAATAGCTATAAAAttccaataaaataaaaaatctaagTACGAATTCTACCAAGGCATCAACGGTAAtaacataaatatatcataAACGCATAAAAAATGATCACTAGAACAAAAACAAACGGCAAACAGCACGTAATACGGTGTAAAGTAGCTCAATACCGTAAGGTTTCGATTGCTGGCCCCAGTTGACCTGCCCAAGTCGTAGAGCGATTTGAGTTGCTCCATACCAGGTGCGGCGATGAAGATGACGTAGGGCATGAATTCGGTGCTGTTGTGGAGAATTTTGAGAGCTGCAGGACTGCAGTCAAGAACGCACATCTTGCCGGCGCGTATGAGTTCGCGCACCGAGTCGAGCTTCGTCCCATAGAGGTGACCACCGTGTTCGCCATGCTCCAGGTAACGGTGCTCCCGGATGTCTGTCTCCATCGAGTCGCGCTCGGTGAACCAGTAGCTCTTGCCGTTCTCTTCCAGTACTCGTGGCGGCCTCGAAGTGACTGCAAATATGcattttaaaagttaaatcgcttCGTCGAAGAATCATGTTAGTTATCTTAACGTAATTTTGCGTTACGTTTGTTCGAGTTGGttcggaaaaaaaaaaaaaaaaaaaaaaaatgttactttGTCTCTACATCAGTATTGCACGAGAACGCGAAATTTCGAGCTTATAGTCGAGAAATTACGAATTTCTAATATCAGGCATTTTCTGTGCCAAGTTACAATGAACCAGCCTTAAAAACTTTCCCAAATCCATCACGActtattattcaatttataaCTCACAAGGCACGATGGTCCCGAACTTTTCGGGATCGCTGTTGATCAGCCGGTTCTTCAGCGTCCTCCTACCGACACCTCTTGGACCGACCAGGGCGAGAGTCTTGCGCCTGAAGGGTGGCATCCTCGCGACTTCCTCGTAGAGCAATAGCTCGGCCCCGTCGAATTCGCCGTTCGACTTGGACTGGTACATCTtgcgtttcttcttcttcgagaTACGCGTGCCGCAGATGCTGATCTTGTGCACAAAGTCGGCCTCCGGAGGAACGAAGGCTTTGCGCCGCTCCTCGAGCTCCAGCGAGGGGACTAGACCTGGTGGTCCGAGGCTGTTGCCTTCGATGCGGCGTGCCTGCCACCAGTTCGGGTCAGCCTGGTCCACGATCTGCAGAATGTCACCCTTCtggaagggcaggccgatctCCCGACAGGGCAGCAGCGAGTCCTCCGTTGGCTCGTAGTCGAACAACGCACGCATATAGCACTGCGGAGAACATAAATTTAGTATTCAGCCAGCTGTCGAGTGGATAAGTATAACAATATTGAGATTCACACTGAAAGAAGAGAACGTGCGCACAGATGCATAGTACGTCAACCCTACGCcttgtatatacgtgtatggATTTATGGATTTGTTTGCAACTCGGTTTTGAAAATGTATAATCGTGTGACGATGAGCCCAGCAGCATGTCGTGTACTCGCAAGGTCACACAAACAAAGTAATCATTCTACACAGTACACATAAGTgatttgagaaaaaaacttGTATCCGCGTCAGAATGTGTGTTCGCgcgagtgtttttttttgtgtgtgATGATGAGACAAGGCTCGACAAATGAACATCTGGAATATAATATACCTTGCTCTCGGACTCCTTTCGTCGGTTTAAATCGAAAGCCAAGCAGAAAAAATTCATCGATCAGTAAAGGCATCTTACACGAGGCAAGAATAGAGTACAGAGTAAAGAGCATAATATAACATGTTGTGAAGAGTTACCGTCGATTTGATGGGCTTACTGCCATCGGCGGAGATGCCGGGCGCGAGTTTGAGTGTGAGGTTCTCCTTGGCGTCAGAGATGGCGATTTGAAGCTCGTCGGGATTGCGCACCTGCTTCCCGTTTACCTCGAGAATGACTTCGCCTGGTCGTAGGAGGCCCTGACTCGCAGCGGTACTGCCGCCGAGGATTCGCGCGATTATCAGGTTGCCGTTCTCGTCCACTTGAATCGTCAGGCCCTGAAAAATCATCGTCCGATTGCTTCTATACTCAGAGTATTCATGTTTCGTCAGCGTCAATGTTAATCACAAATTTTGTTGCTCGTAGCAACATCATTGCTTGACAAATTAAAACTGTGACAAATTTGAATAAAGTAATCTTTACGTCTCGCTAACTGCTAAAATGTTCGCTCGAACAATCGTTGGATTTTTCTGAAGCAAAAAAATTACCAGAGGTTCATCGGGCTTCCTCCTAAGACCGACGATCCGGACGGCCTCGGCAGGCCTGTCGTCGTTGCTGGGCATCGTCCTGAGCAGCGGCCTCGGCTTCTGCCTCTCGTTCTCGGGTTTCTGCGACTCCTCGAGTTCGCGCTCGCCGTTGGCAAGTCGCGCCGCTACGACCGCGTCGTGGGTCTCCAGCAGAGTGCGGAGCTGCTTgccccgcagcagcagcaaaagcTCGCGAGACTCCGGATTACGGGACGGCTCGAGGGCGCGACTTATCTGCTGGACCGTCTCGACGATCGAGCTGCAGACTGGAGTCGCGTGGACCGGAGGGTGCTCCAAACGTTCCTGTACCTGCGGACAAATGTTTTTTTAGATGTTAATATTTAGATGTTAATAACGCAACGATCGAACGAGGTATTCGCATATTCAAACGAATGCAAAGGAGGAGTAACTTTGCTCGCGTGACATCATCCCATAATTAGGCTGAATTGACAGTACGCGCGTAAAATCATCTGGTTCATTGCTCCACGAAATTCAGAGCCAATAAAGTCGAAGAAAGTCGACTGCTGCTTACGGCAGCTATACAATGGCCCGCCCCATAATCTCGCGCGGTCAATTAGTGCATCAATTCCGCAGCGTTAAGAATAACGCAAGAATTGGTGCCTCGAGGTCGGAGGCGTATACACCCAACGCCTCGTCGCTTTCCGTAGCTCGTGTCAGGTGAAAAAGGTAATTCGCACACGCGGGCACTCGTTTCTCACGGGAGAGATCGGCTTTCGCGGACGGCGAAAATTCTCACGGTTAATAGTCGCAGTCGTTGACAACGAGGACGCGTGTGATGTTTaacgatcgagagagagagagagagagagagagagagagggagccaTTACGGAGCGCAGGAATATTCCAACCGAGCGTCGATTTTCTGACCGCGATCGTTAGGTAATTTATATATTCACTATGCTCCACGAATAGCCATACACTGCGGGCGACGAGGCGCTGACTCCGTTCCTGCGAGACTTGACTTTTTTACCTATAAGCGTGTGTGTTTATACCGCGATACCGTACTCACACCGCCAGCGCCGATCGTATACACACTCCTCGGCCGCACCCGACGCGTATCGCGATGTCGCTGCACTTTTTCCTGGCGACGCTGCAGCACGACTGCTCGAGTCGACGTCGGAATCGAGAGAGCTCGGAGGAAAAAGGGCGCGACcaagcgcaagagagagatagagagagagagatagagagagcgtGACTCACCTGGAGAACGAACGGCTGCTGCTCGCGAGCGTCTGTGTGACTGATGCTGACGTACAGCCACTCGGGAACTCGCGCGTCgaactgcagcagcagtgtgtatacacacgcgaacGCAGATGTCTCGTCCGAGGGATAGTATCGATCGGGACTGCGCGTATATATAGGGTACGCGTGCGCGAGACGCGGTGCAAGATCTGCCGCTGATGGCGATGCAGCCGCGCCTATGTTCGGGGCCCTCTCCTGAGCGTAGGCCAGCCGAGAGGCTCGGGGAAAACAGGTGGGGGACAGCTCGTATTCCAGAGGATATACACGCGCGACTTGGTATGCGACGAGCCGTTACGCCGCGAGTGTCGACGGGCCCCAGGGCCGTATTGCGCGCTGAGTTGTCGCGGGCGCCAACGccgcgccccccccccccctccggCTGCGGGAAACTTGCGGACGATGCGGGGAGACGGCTTTCGAATTTGAAGTCATAATCCGCAATATTCCGAGCTGCGAAATTGCTGAAACTTCATCGAGTAAGCGAGCACAGGCGAAAAAGGCGAAAGAGCCGTCCCTGCGTGCTCGTTCCcattctctccttctctctttcgccgACTCCCACCTTTCGAAGTCCCTTCAcggcgcacacacgcgcacgcacgcatGAGTGAGCAATAGTGGGTAGTAGTATGCTACGCACACGTGttaagcgcgcgcggcgtgcTGCTCTCGTCATGATATAGGCAACGAATGCCGAACGATGAATTATCGCTTATATAGATAAAAATTGGTGGCGCTTAAGTGCTTTTACTTTCGTCTCAGAAGTTATGTTCGCTGCGACAAAGAAAGTCGGTTTTGCTCGGGCAACTCCCTCAGCGATTAACCGAGTTCACGCGGCCGCAATTGCCGATATAAACTGGTCTGGGCCGATGCGCCGAGCACAGCCACAGCCCACAGCCACAGCCCACAGCCACGCAGCG
The sequence above is drawn from the Nasonia vitripennis strain AsymCx chromosome 4, Nvit_psr_1.1, whole genome shotgun sequence genome and encodes:
- the LOC100114402 gene encoding MAGUK p55 subfamily member 6 isoform X9; translated protein: MPSNDDRPAEAVRIVGLRRKPDEPLGLTIQVDENGNLIIARILGGSTAASQGLLRPGEVILEVNGKQVRNPDELQIAISDAKENLTLKLAPGISADGSKPIKSTESESKCYMRALFDYEPTEDSLLPCREIGLPFQKGDILQIVDQADPNWWQARRIEGNSLGPPGLVPSLELEERRKAFVPPEADFVHKISICGTRISKKKKRKMYQSKSNGEFDGAELLLYEEVARMPPFRRKTLALVGPRGVGRRTLKNRLINSDPEKFGTIVPFTSRPPRVLEENGKSYWFTERDSMETDIREHRYLEHGEHGGHLYGTKLDSVRELIRAGKMCVLDCSPAALKILHNSTEFMPYVIFIAAPGMEQLKSLYDLGRSTGASNRNLTFDRQSSIRYSSRRARTLESLASLYEEDDLKSTVEESAALQRAYEKYIDLVIVNEDFDHTFRQVVAALDALASEDQWVPVNWIY
- the LOC100114402 gene encoding MAGUK p55 subfamily member 6 isoform X3, producing the protein MARRSRSSELSCPHQRKSVCWPDQVEVARRRPKNNKLCDYCSMSGISQSALMHQRSHGAETVLGRSLDSAAFMRSRDGIAPAAQQEEEEDAQPEDSRTQLDRSPEPQDTDLLFLDAFIGDPLVRSLVQVQERLEHPPVHATPVCSSIVETVQQISRALEPSRNPESRELLLLLRGKQLRTLLETHDAVVAARLANGERELEESQKPENERQKPRPLLRTMPSNDDRPAEAVRIVGLRRKPDEPLGLTIQVDENGNLIIARILGGSTAASQGLLRPGEVILEVNGKQVRNPDELQIAISDAKENLTLKLAPGISADGSKPIKSTESESKCYMRALFDYEPTEDSLLPCREIGLPFQKGDILQIVDQADPNWWQARRIEGNSLGPPGLVPSLELEERRKAFVPPEADFVHKISICGTRISKKKKRKMYQSKSNGEFDGAELLLYEEVARMPPFRRKTLALVGPRGVGRRTLKNRLINSDPEKFGTIVPFTSRPPRVLEENGKSYWFTERDSMETDIREHRYLEHGEHGGHLYGTKLDSVRELIRAGKMCVLDCSPAALKILHNSTEFMPYVIFIAAPGMEQLKSLYDLGRSTGASNRNLTEDDLKSTVEESAALQRAYEKYIDLVIVNEDFDHTFRQVVAALDALASEDQWVPVNWIY
- the LOC100114402 gene encoding MAGUK p55 subfamily member 6 isoform X4, with the translated sequence MARRSRSSELSCPHQRKSVCWPDQVEVARRRPKNNKLCDYCSMSGISQSALMHQRSHGAETVLGRSLDSAAFMRSRDGIAPAAQQEEEEDAQPEDSRTQLDRSPEPQDTDLLFLDAFIGDPLVRSLVQVQERLEHPPVHATPVCSSIVETVQQISRALEPSRNPESRELLLLLRGKQLRTLLETHDAVVAARLANGERELEESQKPENERQKPRPLLRTMPSNDDRPAEAVRIVGLRRKPDEPLGLTIQVDENGNLIIARILGGSTAASQGLLRPGEVILEVNGKQVRNPDELQIAISDAKENLTLKLAPGISADGSKPIKSTCYMRALFDYEPTEDSLLPCREIGLPFQKGDILQIVDQADPNWWQARRIEGNSLGPPGLVPSLELEERRKAFVPPEADFVHKISICGTRISKKKKRKMYQSKSNGEFDGAELLLYEEVARMPPFRRKTLALVGPRGVGRRTLKNRLINSDPEKFGTIVPFTSRPPRVLEENGKSYWFTERDSMETDIREHRYLEHGEHGGHLYGTKLDSVRELIRAGKMCVLDCSPAALKILHNSTEFMPYVIFIAAPGMEQLKSLYDLGRSTGASNRNLTEDDLKSTVEESAALQRAYEKYIDLVIVNEDFDHTFRQVVAALDALASEDQWVPVNWIY
- the LOC100114402 gene encoding MAGUK p55 subfamily member 6 isoform X10, translating into MPSNDDRPAEAVRIVGLRRKPDEPLGLTIQVDENGNLIIARILGGSTAASQGLLRPGEVILEVNGKQVRNPDELQIAISDAKENLTLKLAPGISADGSKPIKSTCYMRALFDYEPTEDSLLPCREIGLPFQKGDILQIVDQADPNWWQARRIEGNSLGPPGLVPSLELEERRKAFVPPEADFVHKISICGTRISKKKKRKMYQSKSNGEFDGAELLLYEEVARMPPFRRKTLALVGPRGVGRRTLKNRLINSDPEKFGTIVPFTSRPPRVLEENGKSYWFTERDSMETDIREHRYLEHGEHGGHLYGTKLDSVRELIRAGKMCVLDCSPAALKILHNSTEFMPYVIFIAAPGMEQLKSLYDLGRSTGASNRNLTFDRQSSIRYSSRRARTLESLASLYEEDDLKSTVEESAALQRAYEKYIDLVIVNEDFDHTFRQVVAALDALASEDQWVPVNWIY
- the LOC100114402 gene encoding MAGUK p55 subfamily member 6 isoform X6; protein product: MVFLGRKEKRVGERDRRLLQSMDAVQQDVNKVAHYDNAAFMRSRDGIAPAAQQEEEEDAQPEDSRTQLDRSPEPQDTDLLFLDAFIGDPLVRSLVQVQERLEHPPVHATPVCSSIVETVQQISRALEPSRNPESRELLLLLRGKQLRTLLETHDAVVAARLANGERELEESQKPENERQKPRPLLRTMPSNDDRPAEAVRIVGLRRKPDEPLGLTIQVDENGNLIIARILGGSTAASQGLLRPGEVILEVNGKQVRNPDELQIAISDAKENLTLKLAPGISADGSKPIKSTCYMRALFDYEPTEDSLLPCREIGLPFQKGDILQIVDQADPNWWQARRIEGNSLGPPGLVPSLELEERRKAFVPPEADFVHKISICGTRISKKKKRKMYQSKSNGEFDGAELLLYEEVARMPPFRRKTLALVGPRGVGRRTLKNRLINSDPEKFGTIVPFTSRPPRVLEENGKSYWFTERDSMETDIREHRYLEHGEHGGHLYGTKLDSVRELIRAGKMCVLDCSPAALKILHNSTEFMPYVIFIAAPGMEQLKSLYDLGRSTGASNRNLTFDRQSSIRYSSRRARTLESLASLYEEDDLKSTVEESAALQRAYEKYIDLVIVNEDFDHTFRQVVAALDALASEDQWVPVNWIY
- the LOC100114402 gene encoding MAGUK p55 subfamily member 6 isoform X1, whose protein sequence is MARRSRSSELSCPHQRKSVCWPDQVEVARRRPKNNKLCDYCSMSGISQSALMHQRSHGAETVLGRSLDSAAFMRSRDGIAPAAQQEEEEDAQPEDSRTQLDRSPEPQDTDLLFLDAFIGDPLVRSLVQVQERLEHPPVHATPVCSSIVETVQQISRALEPSRNPESRELLLLLRGKQLRTLLETHDAVVAARLANGERELEESQKPENERQKPRPLLRTMPSNDDRPAEAVRIVGLRRKPDEPLGLTIQVDENGNLIIARILGGSTAASQGLLRPGEVILEVNGKQVRNPDELQIAISDAKENLTLKLAPGISADGSKPIKSTESESKCYMRALFDYEPTEDSLLPCREIGLPFQKGDILQIVDQADPNWWQARRIEGNSLGPPGLVPSLELEERRKAFVPPEADFVHKISICGTRISKKKKRKMYQSKSNGEFDGAELLLYEEVARMPPFRRKTLALVGPRGVGRRTLKNRLINSDPEKFGTIVPFTSRPPRVLEENGKSYWFTERDSMETDIREHRYLEHGEHGGHLYGTKLDSVRELIRAGKMCVLDCSPAALKILHNSTEFMPYVIFIAAPGMEQLKSLYDLGRSTGASNRNLTFDRQSSIRYSSRRARTLESLASLYEEDDLKSTVEESAALQRAYEKYIDLVIVNEDFDHTFRQVVAALDALASEDQWVPVNWIY
- the LOC100114402 gene encoding MAGUK p55 subfamily member 6 isoform X7; translation: MTNKVQERLEHPPVHATPVCSSIVETVQQISRALEPSRNPESRELLLLLRGKQLRTLLETHDAVVAARLANGERELEESQKPENERQKPRPLLRTMPSNDDRPAEAVRIVGLRRKPDEPLGLTIQVDENGNLIIARILGGSTAASQGLLRPGEVILEVNGKQVRNPDELQIAISDAKENLTLKLAPGISADGSKPIKSTESESKCYMRALFDYEPTEDSLLPCREIGLPFQKGDILQIVDQADPNWWQARRIEGNSLGPPGLVPSLELEERRKAFVPPEADFVHKISICGTRISKKKKRKMYQSKSNGEFDGAELLLYEEVARMPPFRRKTLALVGPRGVGRRTLKNRLINSDPEKFGTIVPFTSRPPRVLEENGKSYWFTERDSMETDIREHRYLEHGEHGGHLYGTKLDSVRELIRAGKMCVLDCSPAALKILHNSTEFMPYVIFIAAPGMEQLKSLYDLGRSTGASNRNLTFDRQSSIRYSSRRARTLESLASLYEEDDLKSTVEESAALQRAYEKYIDLVIVNEDFDHTFRQVVAALDALASEDQWVPVNWIY
- the LOC100114402 gene encoding MAGUK p55 subfamily member 6 isoform X5; its protein translation is MVFLGRKEKRVGERDRRLLQSMDAVQQDVNKVAHYDNAAFMRSRDGIAPAAQQEEEEDAQPEDSRTQLDRSPEPQDTDLLFLDAFIGDPLVRSLVQVQERLEHPPVHATPVCSSIVETVQQISRALEPSRNPESRELLLLLRGKQLRTLLETHDAVVAARLANGERELEESQKPENERQKPRPLLRTMPSNDDRPAEAVRIVGLRRKPDEPLGLTIQVDENGNLIIARILGGSTAASQGLLRPGEVILEVNGKQVRNPDELQIAISDAKENLTLKLAPGISADGSKPIKSTESESKCYMRALFDYEPTEDSLLPCREIGLPFQKGDILQIVDQADPNWWQARRIEGNSLGPPGLVPSLELEERRKAFVPPEADFVHKISICGTRISKKKKRKMYQSKSNGEFDGAELLLYEEVARMPPFRRKTLALVGPRGVGRRTLKNRLINSDPEKFGTIVPFTSRPPRVLEENGKSYWFTERDSMETDIREHRYLEHGEHGGHLYGTKLDSVRELIRAGKMCVLDCSPAALKILHNSTEFMPYVIFIAAPGMEQLKSLYDLGRSTGASNRNLTFDRQSSIRYSSRRARTLESLASLYEEDDLKSTVEESAALQRAYEKYIDLVIVNEDFDHTFRQVVAALDALASEDQWVPVNWIY
- the LOC100114402 gene encoding MAGUK p55 subfamily member 6 isoform X2, which translates into the protein MARRSRSSELSCPHQRKSVCWPDQVEVARRRPKNNKLCDYCSMSGISQSALMHQRSHGAETVLGRSLDSAAFMRSRDGIAPAAQQEEEEDAQPEDSRTQLDRSPEPQDTDLLFLDAFIGDPLVRSLVQVQERLEHPPVHATPVCSSIVETVQQISRALEPSRNPESRELLLLLRGKQLRTLLETHDAVVAARLANGERELEESQKPENERQKPRPLLRTMPSNDDRPAEAVRIVGLRRKPDEPLGLTIQVDENGNLIIARILGGSTAASQGLLRPGEVILEVNGKQVRNPDELQIAISDAKENLTLKLAPGISADGSKPIKSTCYMRALFDYEPTEDSLLPCREIGLPFQKGDILQIVDQADPNWWQARRIEGNSLGPPGLVPSLELEERRKAFVPPEADFVHKISICGTRISKKKKRKMYQSKSNGEFDGAELLLYEEVARMPPFRRKTLALVGPRGVGRRTLKNRLINSDPEKFGTIVPFTSRPPRVLEENGKSYWFTERDSMETDIREHRYLEHGEHGGHLYGTKLDSVRELIRAGKMCVLDCSPAALKILHNSTEFMPYVIFIAAPGMEQLKSLYDLGRSTGASNRNLTFDRQSSIRYSSRRARTLESLASLYEEDDLKSTVEESAALQRAYEKYIDLVIVNEDFDHTFRQVVAALDALASEDQWVPVNWIY
- the LOC100114402 gene encoding MAGUK p55 subfamily member 6 isoform X8, with protein sequence MTNKVQERLEHPPVHATPVCSSIVETVQQISRALEPSRNPESRELLLLLRGKQLRTLLETHDAVVAARLANGERELEESQKPENERQKPRPLLRTMPSNDDRPAEAVRIVGLRRKPDEPLGLTIQVDENGNLIIARILGGSTAASQGLLRPGEVILEVNGKQVRNPDELQIAISDAKENLTLKLAPGISADGSKPIKSTCYMRALFDYEPTEDSLLPCREIGLPFQKGDILQIVDQADPNWWQARRIEGNSLGPPGLVPSLELEERRKAFVPPEADFVHKISICGTRISKKKKRKMYQSKSNGEFDGAELLLYEEVARMPPFRRKTLALVGPRGVGRRTLKNRLINSDPEKFGTIVPFTSRPPRVLEENGKSYWFTERDSMETDIREHRYLEHGEHGGHLYGTKLDSVRELIRAGKMCVLDCSPAALKILHNSTEFMPYVIFIAAPGMEQLKSLYDLGRSTGASNRNLTFDRQSSIRYSSRRARTLESLASLYEEDDLKSTVEESAALQRAYEKYIDLVIVNEDFDHTFRQVVAALDALASEDQWVPVNWIY